The DNA region TTGATGCCGCAAAACATCGCGCCGGACCGCTCCGAAGTGTTTGCAGGATTAGATGATAAGCTGTTCTCGGATTATTCCGCATTTTCGCTGGAGTGACTTAGGTGGATCGGGTTTTACGGAAATTGTGAAATTAATGGTGTAATTCGGCCATTCCTTGCAGGATCTGCTCCGCAAGCGCCTTTGCCAATTCGCAGACGCAGGCAATCTGTTCCCGCGTTATCCCATCGATATGCACGCCGCAAACAACCGCTGCGGGCCGGCCGCGCGCCGACGCCAGCCGGTCCGCTACCAGGTTCGCGACCGCATCGTCCTTATGACCAGTCAGATTAAGGGTGGAAATCGTGGCGCTTTTTCCGCCACCCCCGCAAAGGCTTTCACGGGGGACCCCCACCGCCGCGCAGCCAATATGCGGCCGGTCGCCGCCCCAAACCGCAACACACAGATCTTCTCCCATTGGGATCACACGCGCAGAAAGCACAATGCCCTGCTTTTCTACCTGAAAAAATTGTTCACACATCCGTGTTTCACCGCCAATCTCCCGCTATTTCAATATCAAACTGTTCCCTATCCCCGCTTCCCATAGTATAACATAAAACCGCCCTTCCAGGAACCTGGAAGGGCGGTTTTGCAGCTATGATTTGAATTATCCGATATCGGGATTCTTATCGTCGATGATCACGTCGATCTCTCCGTCCTCGTCGTCGTATTTGCTGCTGGACGGTTTGAAGGTAAACTTATAGGTTCTGTTTCTTTCAATCTTGTCGCTCGAACCGTAGCTCCATTTAATACTACCCTTGACCTCGTCACCATTGTCATCCTCGGCATAGACATTATCCTTCAGCCAATCTTTGAGTTCCTTCATTTTGGTTCCTGAAGCAACCTTGACCGAATGTCCGCCGTCATAAACCAGGTCGATCTCACCGAAAGCGCCATCGACATAAATCTTCACGCTGCCTTTGACCGGATCGTAATCCCTGTCATCCGGGATAAAGGTGAAGCTGAAGGTGCCGTCCTTGGTGACCTCGCGGCTGCCGGAGGAGACCCATTCGCAGGTCCCGCTGATCTCGTCGTCGGTCTTGCTGTCATACGCATAAACATTGTCGTTGAGATCTTCAAGCAGATCGCGCAGCTTGTCGCCATCATCCGCTTCGATCGGGTCCGCCTTCACCTTGATGGCGCCCGTGCTGGGCTTCGTGGTGACGGCCGGTTTCGCCGTTCCGGACTGCGCGCCTTTTTCCGTTGTCAGCTTGGCGGTTTTTACAAGCGATTTGCTGGTGACCTTTGCGCTGCTGGCCAAGGTGATCTTGGCGGCGTCGGTCACGGTCAGCGTACCAACTTTTCCCTGGATACGCACCGTATTCGGGGAGGCAACCTTAAAGGTGCCAATCTCCGAATTGGAGGCGGTAGTGATGGTGATCTTGTCATTGAGGGCCTTGTTGACGGTCAGTGCGTCCATCTTTCCTCCAATGACCAGGGAGGTCTGCTTGCCAAGGCTGACCGCACGGTACTTGTTGTTAGCGTCATAATAGCAAACGAGGAAATCTTTGTCCTTGTCGGTGGTCAGTGTCAATTTGGTGTCGCGCGCGGTGAAGGTGCCTACCGTCTGGCCGTTCTGGGTAAAGAGCAGGTTTTTATTCTGCACGGTCAGCCCATATACCGGGCTGGCAGCGGTTGTTGCAGCGCTGGCAACCACGCACAGTCCCAGCACCAGTACCAGGGACAGGCACAGCGAAAGCGCTCTCTTGCCGAAAGTTTTCATTGTTATCACCCTTCTTTTTCAAAATTCCAAGCATTATCTCAGCTTCTCTGTATAACCATCATACACCAGTTGTGCACATAAATCAAACAGATAAGGCAGTATTTTGCAGAATAATTGTAAAGATTTTGTGAAACTTTTGCAGGGTATATTCTGCCGAAAAACAGGCCCAATTTTTGGGCAATTTTTATTTTTGCCCAAAATTTGTACAGATCAAAAAACTGTCCATACCAAATTGGAACCCCGGCCGCTATACTGGGCTACAGAAGGAAGTTTAGGAGGGGTTCATATGGAATTCCGTCACCAGATGATGCGGCTGGCGGTCGGTTCCGCGATTGACCGGGCAATTCCGAACATGAAAAAGGACACCTACCGCGGGATCCGAAACCTTGTGGACTTGGGAGCCGCCCTTGCGGCCAGCACCCGGCAGAAGGAGTTCTGCGAGATGGTGCGCAAAAATGTACGCAACCCCAAAAGTCCCTATAATGCGATGCTGCTGCGGGTGATCCGCGAAGTGGACGAAAAGATTGTCCGCCTGCTTGGCGTGAACCTCGGCTACACCTGCTTCACCTACGGCTCCGCGCAACTCACCCAGTCCTCCCGCAAATATCATGCGGCCCTGCCGTGGCTCATCAGTTTCGAAGGGCCATGCGGCAGCGCTTCGCTCGCGCCGGTGCTGCAAAACTGCCGGAATCTTGGGATCTATATCTACCGTTTCTGCCCGGACAGTGCGCAGGCGATCAGCGGCCTGTGTGCGCTCGCGGCGCAGTTTCCCGAATCCACTTTTCTGCTGGAAGCTGACGGCGCGCTTATCACCGAAGCCGTGGCGGAACAGTTCTCCCAGGCACCGAACGTCATCGCCGTCCTGCTTTCCGGCGGCGGTCTGCTCGCGGCATCCGACCGGCTGCACGACAAAAAACTGCTGTTCGGCTACGCGGAGAACGAACTTCCCGCTTTTATGCGGGAAGCCGCACGCGCCGAAGCGATCGCGCACGGCAGCTTGTTTGCCGCCTACACCGGAGATACTCCACCCCCTGTGCCGGAGCGTTTTTTCCAAAAAGAAAAAAGCCCGCTGTTGCTCATCGACTGGCAGCGGGACATAAAAGCGCTCGGTATGCTGATGAACGGCGGATGCGGATATTTACAGCTCACGCCGCGCCAGGGGCTTTCCACCGAGGGGATGGTGCGGCTCTGCCAGTGAAGTTCAGATCAGCGGGCCGCTTTCCCCGCGGCGCTCCTGCAGCTCGCGCACCATACTGCCGTCGATGATCTCCTTGACCCGGTTTACATAGGGAATCGGGTCCTCCTGCATGCCGCGGTGGGCCCACTCTTCGATGATGCCGACAAACGCATAGGTATAAAACCGTGCGACAAAGCGCACGTCCTGCTCATCCACCTGCTGCCCCTCGGTCAATTCGTGGATGCAGGTGATCAGGAGATTGTCATAAAAATCGATCAGATATTCCGAAAAGGAATTCTGGCCCATCACGCTCAGCGCGTTGATGTAAAATTTCCGGTTGCGCTGCATATACAGGCAGAGGTTGCAAAGCCCCTCCTCCCAATGGGCGCGGTCAGAAAACGAGCTCATCTGTTCAAAGGTTTCCGTATAATAAATCCAGTTGACCAGATCATATTTATCCTTGAAGTGATAATAAAAGGTGTTGCGGTTGACCCCGCAGTGGGCGGTAATATCCCCCACCGAAATCTTTGAAAGCGGCGTGCTCTGCATCAGGTCTTTGATCGATTCGGCCAGCACCCGCTTGGTCAGCGGGATATCCGTCATCCAAGCATCCCTCCTTTTCCGTTTAAAATCCTACTCCAATCATAGCGTATCCGGCGCTGATTTTCAATGACATTTTTATGAAAGCCGAAACAAACACATCGAGGGGGAATACCTGTTGCTGAAAAAACTCGCGCGGATGCTGACGCGCAGCCCGGCCACCATTGTGAC from Anaerotruncus rubiinfantis includes:
- a CDS encoding prenylated flavin chaperone LpdD encodes the protein MCEQFFQVEKQGIVLSARVIPMGEDLCVAVWGGDRPHIGCAAVGVPRESLCGGGGKSATISTLNLTGHKDDAVANLVADRLASARGRPAAVVCGVHIDGITREQIACVCELAKALAEQILQGMAELHH
- the dhaS gene encoding dihydroxyacetone kinase transcriptional activator DhaS, whose protein sequence is MTDIPLTKRVLAESIKDLMQSTPLSKISVGDITAHCGVNRNTFYYHFKDKYDLVNWIYYTETFEQMSSFSDRAHWEEGLCNLCLYMQRNRKFYINALSVMGQNSFSEYLIDFYDNLLITCIHELTEGQQVDEQDVRFVARFYTYAFVGIIEEWAHRGMQEDPIPYVNRVKEIIDGSMVRELQERRGESGPLI